From a region of the Corallococcus coralloides DSM 2259 genome:
- the surE gene encoding 5'/3'-nucleotidase SurE — protein sequence MSTSRPRILVSNDDGYFSEGLQTLVEAVSPLGEVWVVAPDREQSAASHAISLHRPLRIKEVRERWFAVDGTPTDCSYLAVNHLLKDNRPQLMVSGINHGANLADDIMYSGTVAAAMEAAFLGIPAIAFSLVTRGPFDFGPAGRFARALVTEALSRPLPPRMLLNVNIPGGVEPDGYVITRQGRHSYGSNVVEKEDPRGRKYYWIGGTEYAHDDIPGSDCNTVIDEKRVSVTPLHFEMTDHGRIPELSGWNLQGFKRHGPGGGA from the coding sequence GTGAGCACCTCTCGCCCCCGCATCCTCGTCTCCAACGACGACGGCTACTTCTCCGAAGGGCTGCAGACGCTCGTGGAGGCGGTGAGCCCCCTGGGCGAGGTGTGGGTGGTGGCGCCTGACCGCGAGCAGAGCGCCGCCTCCCATGCCATCAGCCTGCACCGGCCGCTGCGCATCAAGGAGGTGCGCGAGCGGTGGTTCGCCGTGGACGGCACCCCCACGGATTGCTCGTATCTGGCGGTGAACCACTTGCTGAAGGACAATCGTCCCCAGCTCATGGTCTCCGGCATCAATCACGGCGCGAACCTGGCGGACGACATCATGTACTCCGGGACGGTGGCGGCGGCCATGGAGGCCGCGTTCCTGGGCATCCCGGCCATCGCGTTCAGCCTGGTGACGCGGGGGCCGTTCGACTTCGGGCCGGCGGGCCGCTTCGCGCGGGCGTTGGTGACGGAGGCGCTGTCGCGGCCCCTGCCGCCCCGGATGCTCCTCAACGTGAACATCCCCGGTGGCGTGGAGCCGGACGGCTACGTCATCACCAGGCAGGGCCGGCACTCCTACGGCAGCAACGTCGTGGAGAAGGAGGACCCGCGCGGCCGCAAGTACTACTGGATTGGCGGCACGGAGTACGCGCACGACGACATCCCGGGCAGCGACTGCAACACCGTCATCGACGAGAAGCGCGTGTCGGTGACGCCGCTGCACTTCGAGATGACCGACCACGGTCGCATCCCCGAGCTCTCGGGGTGGAACCTGCAGGGCTTCAAGCGGCACGGTCCGGGCGGCGGTGCCTGA
- a CDS encoding peptidoglycan DD-metalloendopeptidase family protein codes for MLLAAALFSGCVGTQAASSSQLDTAGVRPEQTSNGKPLSFALRPTHEEPELVAVRHRVAAGETMYRIAKTYGITVDELAQANGIKDPRELAVGKELMIPGSEPPKYGDPGPLSDEEPELVLSKPGQAPVSTPRRPVPAVSRREEPPRARVVSGRPGAPSRPKLATQGMLDWPLRGVLYGRFGKKGKEPHDGIDLAAPAGTPIKTAQEGTVLYAGEQKGYGLIVIVEHAAPLITLYAHNRDLRVKTGQKVRRGQVIATVGESGRTSGPHVHFEVRVDGKPADPLEYLGVMPSAND; via the coding sequence GTGTTGCTCGCGGCCGCGCTGTTCAGCGGCTGCGTGGGCACCCAGGCCGCTTCCTCCTCGCAGCTGGACACGGCGGGCGTGCGGCCTGAGCAGACGAGCAACGGCAAGCCGCTGTCCTTCGCGCTGAGGCCCACGCACGAGGAGCCGGAGTTGGTGGCGGTGCGCCACCGCGTGGCTGCGGGCGAGACGATGTACCGCATCGCCAAGACGTACGGCATCACGGTGGACGAGCTGGCCCAGGCCAACGGCATCAAGGATCCGCGTGAGCTGGCGGTGGGCAAGGAGCTGATGATTCCGGGCAGTGAGCCGCCGAAGTACGGCGACCCGGGGCCGCTGTCCGACGAGGAGCCGGAGCTGGTGCTCTCCAAGCCAGGGCAGGCGCCGGTGTCCACGCCGCGCCGCCCGGTGCCGGCGGTGTCGCGCCGCGAGGAGCCGCCGCGAGCGCGCGTGGTGTCGGGGCGTCCGGGCGCGCCGTCGCGGCCGAAGCTCGCGACGCAGGGGATGCTCGACTGGCCGCTGCGAGGCGTGCTGTACGGCCGCTTCGGCAAGAAGGGCAAGGAGCCGCACGACGGCATCGACCTGGCGGCGCCCGCGGGCACGCCCATCAAGACGGCGCAGGAGGGCACGGTCCTCTACGCGGGCGAGCAGAAGGGCTACGGCCTCATCGTCATCGTGGAGCACGCGGCGCCGCTGATCACGCTCTATGCGCACAACCGAGACCTGCGCGTGAAGACGGGGCAGAAGGTCCGGCGCGGGCAGGTCATCGCCACGGTGGGCGAGTCCGGCCGCACGTCCGGCCCGCACGTGCACTTCGAGGTGCGCGTGGACGGCAAGCCGGCGGATCCGCTGGAGTACCTGGGCGTGATGCCGTCCGCGAACGACTAG